In Shouchella patagoniensis, the following are encoded in one genomic region:
- a CDS encoding M23 family metallopeptidase encodes MIDAREPIIVEFPLRGEWYSPNTPGTKIPSHGTNQLGSRYAYDFIQVDWERKGWPAYRVSLAHYLLFGIPLDEYYCWGQEVYAPCEGIILQAEDGYKERKRTKLLSDISNAYKNARYFDPKKDDIQSVAGNYIILECADNVYAGLVHLQTGSIQVSVGQRVKKGEVIGRVGHSGNSFAPHLHFQLMDSSDIATANGLPVAFEQYEIFKNGIWEKVNSGIPTNKDRISFQKSDKWQ; translated from the coding sequence ATGATTGACGCGCGTGAGCCGATAATTGTAGAGTTTCCTTTGAGAGGAGAATGGTACTCTCCTAACACGCCAGGGACAAAAATTCCAAGTCATGGCACAAACCAATTAGGATCAAGATATGCTTATGACTTTATTCAAGTGGATTGGGAAAGAAAGGGCTGGCCCGCCTATCGCGTTAGTTTGGCGCACTATCTACTTTTCGGAATTCCCTTAGATGAATATTATTGCTGGGGGCAAGAAGTATATGCTCCTTGTGAGGGGATCATTCTCCAAGCAGAAGATGGTTATAAAGAACGAAAAAGAACGAAATTGCTTTCAGATATATCTAACGCTTATAAAAATGCTCGTTATTTCGATCCGAAAAAAGACGACATACAATCAGTTGCTGGCAACTACATTATTTTAGAATGTGCCGACAATGTATATGCTGGATTAGTCCATCTTCAAACAGGGTCCATTCAGGTTTCAGTTGGTCAGCGTGTAAAAAAAGGTGAAGTTATTGGTAGAGTTGGTCATTCAGGTAACTCCTTTGCTCCGCATTTGCATTTTCAACTTATGGATAGTAGTGACATAGCTACTGCAAACGGATTGCCTGTTGCCTTTGAACAATACGAAATATTTAAAAATGGCATATGGGAAAAAGTAAATTCTGGGATTCCAACAAATAAGGATAGAATAAGCTTTCAAAAATCTGATAAATGGCAATGA
- a CDS encoding TetR/AcrR family transcriptional regulator codes for MTKLLDLDSKRRDAILNAALKEFSSQGYDNASTNVIAKKTGISKALMFHYVSSKQELFLVVYDYFSDLIKKEYVELMNYNEKDIFDRLRQSYLLQLKLSEKYPWILEFNKLSRTTNSNEINEELENRSRKERSSCCPKLFDEIDEAKFRKELDIEKCKQFIFWSTIGFTNEIVDDIRNSESPALNYEFVVEKLDGYFVELRKLFYTSSKE; via the coding sequence TTGACTAAATTATTAGATTTAGACTCTAAAAGAAGGGACGCGATTCTAAATGCAGCGTTAAAAGAATTTTCTTCACAGGGTTATGACAACGCTTCAACAAATGTAATAGCAAAAAAAACGGGAATTTCCAAAGCCCTTATGTTCCACTATGTAAGTAGCAAGCAGGAGCTTTTTCTTGTTGTGTATGATTACTTCTCTGATTTAATTAAAAAGGAATATGTTGAATTAATGAATTATAATGAAAAGGATATTTTTGACAGACTGCGTCAATCATATCTTTTGCAACTTAAATTATCGGAAAAGTACCCTTGGATTTTAGAGTTTAATAAACTTTCACGAACCACTAATTCCAACGAGATTAATGAGGAACTCGAAAATAGATCGCGCAAAGAACGTTCAAGCTGTTGTCCCAAATTATTTGATGAAATAGATGAAGCTAAGTTTAGAAAGGAGCTGGATATAGAAAAGTGCAAGCAGTTTATATTTTGGTCTACTATTGGATTTACTAATGAAATAGTAGATGATATTAGAAATTCAGAATCTCCGGCTTTGAACTATGAATTCGTTGTTGAAAAACTTGATGGATATTTTGTTGAACTTAGAAAACTATTCTACACGTCAAGTAAGGAATAA
- a CDS encoding THUMP domain-containing class I SAM-dependent RNA methyltransferase: MDKVTLIATTTMGLEAICAREIKDLGYTEVTVENGRVLFEADLSAIPRANLWLRTADRIKVRVGEFKAFSFDELFEKTKALPWADLLPPDAEFPVIGRSVKSKLFSVSDCQAIVKKAVVESMKKKYKREWFDEDGPFFRIEIALLKDVATLTIDASGQGLHKRGYRALHNQAPLKETLAAAMIQLTTWDQDRPFADPFCGSGTLAIEAAMIGQNIAPGFNRDFVSEEWHWIGDERWNQARQEVEDLANYDQKLDIMGSDIDHRSIELAKGNAMEAGFGDLISFKQMQISDFRHKGSYGIVVANPPYGERLGERDEVEQMYRDMGRVMALHDTWSVYLLTSHEGFEKLYGKQANKKRKLYNGNIKTDYYQFFGPRPPRKEESPTI; this comes from the coding sequence ATGGATAAAGTGACACTTATTGCAACAACAACAATGGGTCTTGAAGCTATTTGTGCGAGGGAAATAAAAGATCTTGGATACACAGAGGTTACCGTTGAGAATGGGCGTGTGCTTTTTGAAGCTGATTTAAGCGCCATTCCACGAGCAAACCTTTGGCTTAGAACTGCCGACCGGATTAAAGTTCGAGTGGGGGAATTTAAAGCATTTAGCTTTGATGAGCTTTTTGAAAAAACAAAGGCTTTACCTTGGGCAGATTTACTTCCTCCTGATGCGGAGTTTCCTGTCATTGGACGTTCAGTAAAGTCAAAGCTTTTTAGTGTATCAGATTGCCAAGCAATTGTAAAAAAAGCAGTCGTTGAAAGCATGAAAAAGAAATACAAACGCGAGTGGTTTGATGAAGATGGACCGTTTTTTCGGATAGAAATTGCTTTATTAAAAGACGTTGCAACATTAACGATTGACGCAAGTGGACAAGGTTTACATAAACGTGGCTATCGGGCACTTCATAATCAAGCTCCGTTAAAAGAAACGCTTGCTGCGGCGATGATTCAATTAACTACTTGGGATCAAGACAGACCATTTGCAGACCCTTTTTGTGGTTCAGGTACTCTTGCTATTGAAGCTGCTATGATTGGACAAAACATCGCGCCTGGATTTAATCGAGACTTTGTATCCGAAGAGTGGCATTGGATAGGTGATGAGCGCTGGAATCAAGCTAGGCAGGAAGTTGAAGATTTAGCGAACTATGATCAGAAATTAGATATCATGGGCTCTGATATCGACCATCGATCGATTGAACTTGCAAAAGGGAATGCGATGGAAGCAGGGTTTGGGGATTTGATTTCCTTTAAACAGATGCAAATTAGTGATTTTCGTCATAAAGGTTCATACGGCATTGTCGTTGCAAATCCTCCCTATGGAGAACGTCTAGGGGAACGAGATGAAGTGGAGCAAATGTATAGAGACATGGGGCGTGTAATGGCGTTACATGATACGTGGTCTGTTTACTTGCTTACTTCTCACGAAGGGTTTGAAAAACTGTACGGGAAACAAGCAAATAAAAAACGAAAATTGTATAACGGAAATATTAAAACCGACTATTATCAGTTCTTTGGACCAAGGCCGCCAAGGAAAGAGGAAAGTCCAACGATTTGA
- a CDS encoding ribonuclease HI family protein: MIHLYTDGASAGDPGVSGAGIVIVQNDGHVSEHRYHLGEMTNHEAEFAALNIALSLCLDKGFKHVSARTDSKLVSDCIDKRYVKNKLFATYLTEVLEKIDAFELFFIKWVPSKQNKKADELARLAIREPKRIY; this comes from the coding sequence ATGATTCATTTATATACGGATGGAGCAAGTGCTGGTGATCCTGGGGTTTCAGGTGCGGGAATTGTTATTGTTCAGAACGACGGTCATGTTAGTGAGCATCGTTATCATTTAGGTGAAATGACAAACCATGAAGCAGAGTTTGCTGCTTTGAACATTGCGCTTTCCCTTTGTTTGGATAAAGGGTTTAAACATGTCTCTGCTCGTACAGATTCTAAACTGGTTAGTGACTGCATCGATAAGCGCTATGTGAAAAATAAATTATTTGCTACGTATCTAACAGAGGTTTTGGAAAAAATAGATGCATTCGAGCTTTTTTTCATAAAGTGGGTACCGAGTAAACAAAATAAAAAAGCAGATGAACTTGCCAGGTTGGCCATTCGAGAGCCGAAACGAATCTACTAG
- the gpsB gene encoding cell division regulator GpsB produces the protein MSTVEIKLTAKEILNKDFKVGMRGYSQEEVDKFLDSVIQDYEAFQKKVELLEKENEHLKQEVKRQVERPQRSQPVSQPTAGSTNYDILQRLSNLEKKVFGSKMYE, from the coding sequence ATGAGTACAGTCGAGATTAAGTTAACAGCAAAGGAAATATTGAATAAAGATTTTAAGGTGGGTATGCGAGGGTATAGCCAAGAAGAGGTAGATAAATTTTTAGATTCAGTTATTCAGGATTATGAAGCGTTTCAGAAGAAAGTTGAACTTTTAGAAAAAGAGAATGAACATTTAAAACAAGAAGTAAAACGACAAGTAGAACGACCACAACGTAGCCAACCTGTTAGTCAACCAACCGCAGGAAGCACGAATTATGACATCTTGCAGCGTCTGTCCAACTTAGAGAAAAAAGTTTTTGGCAGCAAAATGTACGAATAG
- a CDS encoding DUF1273 domain-containing protein, whose product MSEQNVSSLDTSNKEGQAIHSLLITGYKAHELGVFSEKHPGVELIKKTIKKRLIPFIEEGTEWFITSGQLGVEQWACDVVAELRESDYHQIRLAILPPFQSQEENWQENTKERYASRLEKADFVECISKRPYENPGQLKQKNDFLVQKTDALLVLYDEEKEGSPSFYVRSALSQNKPVYYISPEEIDEMAREEALGDW is encoded by the coding sequence TTGAGCGAGCAGAACGTTAGCTCGCTTGACACTTCAAATAAGGAGGGACAAGCTATTCATTCGTTACTTATAACTGGTTATAAAGCGCATGAACTTGGCGTGTTTAGCGAAAAACACCCAGGCGTCGAACTTATAAAAAAAACAATTAAAAAGAGACTCATTCCATTTATAGAAGAGGGAACAGAGTGGTTTATTACGAGTGGGCAATTAGGGGTAGAGCAATGGGCATGTGACGTTGTAGCAGAATTAAGAGAAAGCGACTACCATCAAATACGACTTGCTATTTTACCTCCATTTCAATCTCAAGAAGAGAATTGGCAGGAAAACACAAAAGAACGATATGCATCACGATTAGAAAAAGCAGATTTTGTTGAATGTATTTCTAAACGTCCATATGAAAATCCTGGACAGTTAAAACAAAAAAATGATTTTTTAGTTCAAAAAACAGATGCATTGCTCGTGCTATATGATGAAGAAAAAGAAGGATCACCATCTTTTTACGTTCGTTCTGCTCTTTCACAAAACAAACCAGTCTATTATATCTCTCCAGAAGAAATAGATGAGATGGCCCGAGAAGAGGCTTTAGGTGATTGGTAA
- a CDS encoding spore coat protein yields MFHKRPNHCCPPRRPKCNQTLPTQSCELPAVVHPTKHNVVQSTQEYIVPEIHPSHTTHVKNHVYKHVHHYPHSDSVQEHVKNEQYCEQPMQNNVAPSNWAPNNMAPTNMKPKNMGPSNLKQSNVSPYSGYKK; encoded by the coding sequence ATGTTCCACAAGAGACCAAATCATTGTTGCCCACCACGACGCCCAAAGTGTAACCAAACTCTTCCAACACAATCGTGTGAATTACCAGCGGTGGTGCACCCAACAAAGCATAATGTTGTACAAAGTACACAGGAGTATATTGTGCCAGAAATTCATCCTTCTCACACAACTCATGTGAAGAATCATGTATACAAACATGTTCATCATTATCCGCATTCTGATAGTGTTCAGGAGCATGTGAAAAATGAGCAGTATTGTGAACAACCAATGCAAAACAATGTGGCTCCATCAAATTGGGCGCCGAACAATATGGCTCCAACAAACATGAAGCCAAAAAATATGGGACCATCAAATTTGAAACAATCAAATGTTTCTCCATATAGTGGGTACAAGAAATAA
- a CDS encoding ribonuclease H-like domain-containing protein, translated as MSIKSKIKRFESHLSSHPKQEQELEADQQQLKDHEDTWAQIETHAHVFDSMICFIREKEYSYGVQHGDQSFAEMKEILNRWDTSNLKHPLSKKGLPLSKLIFFDTETTGLSSGAGTQMFLLGYASFTDTGVRVRQYLLSGPEAEPALYHFFLADVKGMDHLVSFNGKAFDWPRLKTRHAYLRDAVPALPKFGHFDLLHGSRRLWKDTLPSCNLSTLESEKLAIKRHDDTPSYLVPMLYFDFVREGDPSFIKSVLTHHEIDVLSLIALYAKLTETILGASDYSTDKEQYEIARWYESTGESEQALALFNEVELKQSEWRYPARFKKAYLLKKKRAYTEAISSFLDCLQNDYHAWESATEIALITEHHFKDPNKAMDYAQRALRESTTSKERMESIKRIKRLKQKSNK; from the coding sequence ATGTCCATTAAATCAAAAATAAAACGATTCGAATCTCATCTATCGTCCCATCCTAAACAAGAGCAAGAACTGGAAGCAGATCAGCAGCAACTAAAGGACCATGAGGATACGTGGGCTCAAATTGAAACACATGCACATGTGTTTGATTCAATGATTTGTTTTATACGAGAAAAAGAGTATTCATATGGTGTTCAACATGGTGATCAGTCTTTTGCTGAAATGAAAGAGATCTTAAATCGTTGGGACACAAGTAACTTAAAGCATCCTCTTTCAAAAAAAGGGTTGCCGCTATCAAAGTTGATTTTTTTTGATACAGAAACGACCGGCTTAAGCAGTGGAGCTGGTACACAAATGTTCTTGTTAGGTTATGCGTCATTCACAGATACAGGCGTTCGAGTACGCCAATATTTACTTTCTGGTCCAGAAGCAGAACCAGCTTTGTATCATTTCTTTTTAGCAGATGTAAAGGGCATGGATCATCTCGTTAGTTTTAATGGAAAAGCATTTGATTGGCCTCGTTTAAAAACAAGGCACGCTTATTTACGTGATGCAGTACCTGCTTTACCTAAGTTCGGGCATTTTGATTTACTTCATGGATCACGGCGCCTTTGGAAAGACACGTTACCTTCATGTAATTTGAGTACTCTTGAATCAGAAAAACTAGCAATTAAACGACATGATGATACGCCGTCTTACCTTGTGCCGATGTTGTATTTTGATTTTGTTCGAGAAGGAGATCCTTCTTTTATTAAAAGTGTTTTAACGCACCACGAAATAGATGTTCTCTCTTTAATTGCTCTTTATGCTAAATTAACAGAAACGATTTTAGGGGCAAGTGACTATTCAACGGATAAGGAACAGTACGAAATTGCACGTTGGTATGAATCGACGGGAGAGAGCGAGCAGGCACTGGCGTTGTTTAATGAGGTTGAATTAAAACAGAGTGAATGGCGTTATCCAGCACGTTTTAAAAAAGCATATTTACTTAAAAAAAAGCGTGCATATACTGAGGCAATCAGTAGCTTTCTTGATTGTTTACAAAATGATTACCATGCTTGGGAGAGTGCAACTGAAATCGCTCTAATAACGGAACATCATTTTAAGGACCCTAATAAAGCAATGGACTATGCTCAACGAGCACTTAGAGAGTCAACGACTAGTAAAGAACGAATGGAATCGATTAAACGAATAAAAAGGTTAAAACAAAAAAGCAATAAATAA